The genomic DNA TTGGGCAATTATATTCTTATGAGGCCGGTGGTAATTACCTTGTGTGGGTTGATCCTACCTCTGGAAAAATAAAATCAATGGCATCAAATAATTTACCAAGTTCACCTTGTCGTTCTAGCATTGGAACCTATCAAGTTCACCGATGGGACGATAGAATCTATTTCGAATACAGTGAGCAGCCTTATGGGTCATTAAGTCTAGTTGAGGCAAAAATTAGTGACAAGTATATAAGCGTGAAGAAGGTGTTTGACTTTCCTACTACAATGGACGAAGTGAGAGTTCTAGATGAGCGCTGGTTTTACCAAACTTATTCGAGCTCGGATAATATACTAGGTAATATCGACCGTATTCGAATAACCGATTTTAAGGGTGAAATACACTACGATGGCGTATCGACTCTAGCCTTTATTGTCGACGCTTATAACCCAAAAATCTTGTTAGAGATGGAGGGGGTATTTGAACTTCTGGAATACAGTAAACTTGTTTGGCAGGCGAGAAAAATCACGACAACCCCTCAACTAGAAATACTCTCTGAATACAATTTACAGCCTTCTACAACTATTTTGACATTTTCTAATGATCGAACACTTTTCGGTGTTGAAAAGAACGGATCCGTAGACCTGTTTGAATGGACTGGTGAAAATATTCAATTAGAAAAAGAAGTATTTTTAGACAATGTCTATAGTTATCAAGCATATGGAAATGAAATAGTTTTCCTATCGAAAAGCAAAAGTTCCGATCAATATCTATTAACAAGTTATAATATAGAATCGAAAATTTTATCCGATCTAACAGTAGATATTGAATATACAAATCATTGGCTGAAGTATCAGTTTACAGAGTCAAGTATTTTGTTTTCACAGAAGTTATATGAAGATGACGGAATAACAGTTAAAAGCTACGATCTTTATCAAGTAAAGAATCTAGACTTAGGTTTATCAAATACCACCCCAATCAAAATAGACAGTTTCACACCTAACGACAATCTAAATTATGTTGGGGGCGTATATAATAATTTCTTTCATATAGAAGGGGCTAGTGCACCTTAACTTATTGGTTATGCTTGGCTCGAAATTTGGGGCCATTGCCCTCGAATCTCATCGGCCAACCACGCTATTTTTTTATCCGATAGTGCCCGGTAATCGAAATAGGGCACTACTAAACAATTATTAATGCTGGGTCGATAAATGCCTGGGTGTATTTCCTGTGCGTTTGTTAATACCCCAAGGTTTTCTGCAAATTGTTTGCCTGCTATTAAGGTGAGAGATTTCAAGGGTTGTTCTAATCTTGGGGTGCCTAACGTTAAAGCATGTTGGTTACCAGCTTGGAGTAATCTGTGGTCTCTAACTTGGCGCCAATCATCGGTATTTTTTGGGTTTATTGCATGTAATAATTTTGCATACACGTTAAAAATTTTTCGCCAGTGGTTTGAATTAACGGCAATCAGTTGTGAGAGCTCATTGCCAGACAGTGTTGTAGTGTTTTCGGGAAAAGTTTGGCTTGGCCATTCGGGCACATTATTGATGCAAACGTTTAATACGGCCGTGGCTTCACCAATTACCTTCATTAATAAACACCTAGGTCTTGCCCGACTTGAACGTCACCTTGAAAGTTTTGACGCACCTCGTTGATTAAATCTACTTCAGTAGCGCCCCACAGCAGTAGGTGAGTCATCACCAGTTTTTTAGGGTTCACTTGCGCGGCAATCTCTCCGAGTTGAATGCCCGATGTGTGCATGGCGCTGTGGTAGCGCTGCCAATCGGGGTTGCGTCGGTCGAACCCTTTTTGCGAATACACTTCATGTACTAGCACATCGCAATTTTTCCATAGGTCGTAAACGTCTGGGCAGGGTGAGGTATCACCAGAAACTACAATGGTTTTATCGTTGGTGGTTATTTTAAACCCGAATGGCTCCCAGCCTTTGCCATGGTTCACTCCAAAAGCTTCAATGCGAACGGCGCTATCTTCATAGCAAACGCCAGCCGAAAATTCCGTAGCTTCGGCTTTGCCTCCGGTAGAGTTTATGGGCTCTAAGCCGCAAGTTCGGGCTTGAATGTCGGCGCCATAGGCTTTGTTTACATGATCAACTAAGTGGGCGGTGCCTTTTGGACCAAATACCTGCAGTGGCTCTTTTCGGCCCATCACCCAAGGCGTAAATATAATATCTGGCAGGCCAATGGTGTGGTCAGAGTGAAGGTGTGTTAAAAATAAATGAGTTAAGTTCGATACTTTTAAGGCTGCAATACCTTGTTCATATGCGGCTTGTGCGCGGCGTACTAAACCAGGCCCGCAATCAATAATATAGGCGCGTTCTCCAACGGTAATTGCTGTGCAGGGTCCCATTCGAAGCGGGTCGGGGTTAGGTGTGCCGGTACCTAGCAAAACAACTTGAGTGCTATTATTTTGAGCGCTTGTTTGCATGAAAGACCTTTTCTCGTGCAATAGAGTTTGCCGATATACTAAAGAGAGTTGCAAGAATTATCAAAACTGCACAAGCTCATTCAACCTCAACCGGAAACCCATAGGCGCGCCACTGGGGTAGCCCTTCATCATACCGCCTTATGGAATACCCTAATTTAGAAAGTATTAACACGGCTTGGTGTGAAAATGTGCAATAAGGACCGCGACAATATGCAACTATTTCAGCACTCCTCGGTAATTTGGAGATTATCGATTCTAATTCGTCAATGGGCGCGTTAATAGCCCCTGGAATGTGGCCAAATTTAAATTCGTTTAACGGGCGTACATCGATCAAGGTTAAAGTGTTATTTGCAATGCCGTCCACTAATAAGTAGTTGGAGTTGTCTGTTTTATAGTCAGCCTAAGCTTGAAGAGACCCTCTAACCTATTCATTTTGCTAGGTTTTTTCCCTTTATTACATCGTAAAAGTACAAAGCGCTTGCGAAAAACTGGCCAAGTGGGCAATGTATTCACAAATTGCATTGAAATTGTTTGCGCCAAACCAATGAGGCCTTAAAGTAATGGCTATTAAGACTTTGTTGTTAATCTGCGATTACAATAGTCAGTCGAATATTCAAACGCTGGTAGTTTTTACACATTTGTAAAAAAATCGAGACAGATCAAGTATTTGCTAATTAAAGGCTATATGTTTGATTAATCACAATAGTTCTTTTAACTTGGCGTTAAAATAAAAATAAATAGCACCTCCAATGCTGTTCATAATAATTATAAGTAATATTGTATTTAGGAGTTTTTACTTTGCGTTCATATTTTTTACGACGCTTGCTGCTTATCATCCCTACCTTTATCGGGGCGACCCTTATTGTTTTTTCGATGACACGTTTTGTTCCAGGTGGACCCGTGGAACGAATCATCATGGAAAGTTCAGCCATGGCAATGGATGGGGCGAGCGGTAATCGACAGTCAATGATGTTGTCTGAACGGCAAATCGAAAAATTAAAAGAGTTCTATGGACTCGATAAACCCATCCCAGAAGCCTATGTCGACTGGATAGGCAACGTACTGACCGGCGAGCTGGGTAAATCTACCCGTTACTACATGCCTGTGTGGGATATGATAATCGAGCGTCTGCCCATAGCGCTGTATTTTGGCGTGCTGACATTTATTATCAGTACCGTGGTGTCTATCCCCTTAGGGGTGGCTAAAGCCCTAAAGCACGGCGGGCTCATGGATAACGTATCGTCGGGGCTTATATTCTTAGGCTTTGCGGTACCGGCCTATGTTGTGGGCGTGTTACTGCTCACTTGGTTTTCGTTTAGCTGGGAGCTTTTCCCAATGGGCGGCTTTGTTCACGAAGACTTTGAAGACTTCTCTCGCGGCAAACAATTCTTAGATTTACTCTGGCACACCGCGTTACCGCTCATTTGTTACCTTATCGCCGATTTTGCCGTGCTTACCGTCACCATGAAAAATAATTTAATGGAAAACCTCTCGGCCGATTACGTTCGCACGGCCGTGGCGAAAGGCATGCCATTTAAGCAAGCGGTAAAAAACCACGCCTTCCGTAATAGCCTTATTCCTTTGGCTTCTCACTTTGGTAACTTTTTAACGGCCTTTTTAGGGGGCAGCTTCTTAATTGAAGTTATCTTTAATATTGATGGTATTGGCTTGTTAGGCTTTGAAGCGTTAGTAGAAAACGATTACCCCGTGGTTATGGGCTTACTGGCTATCACGACAGGCTTATTTTTAGTGGGCAATATATTATCCGATATTTTGGTGGCCTTGGTCGACCCTCGTGTTAAGTATGGAGCGAAGTAATGACAGAAGTAACAGCGCCACCGGTAGTAGAAAAAGAAAAACGTGAGTGGTTTAGCCCGCTGACGCGCAAAAAAATACACCGTTTTACGCAAATAAAACGTGGCTATTATGCCTTTTGGGTGTTCATGCTTTTAATCGTGTTGTCGGCTGCAGCCGAACTGATCGTCAACAACAAGGCATTGATCGTAAAATATGAAGGCAGCTTGTATTTCCCCACCTATAGCGATGTTATTGGTGGCGATTTCTTCGGGCTCGATTACCCATATGAAACCAATTATCGTGAACTCAGCGAAAAATTCTCAAACGATGGGTCTAACAATTGGGTGTTGTTACCGCTGGTGCCTTGGAATGCATTTGAGCAAGACTTTTTAGACGGTGAATACCCTCCATATGCGCCATCGGCCGAACGAAAGCATTATTTAGGCACCGATAGTATCGGACGAGACATTGTTGCGCGCTTAGTTTACGGTTTTCGAATCGCCATTATTTTTGCCATGTTCTCGTTATTTATTTGCATGGGCATTGGTGTCTCTGTGGGTTGTGCCATGGGTTACTTTGGCCGTTGGATTGATCTAGTCGGGCAGCGTGTGATTGAAATTCTTTCCGTTGTGCCTTTTTTGTACGTCATTATGGTATTTGCTTCCATCGTAAAGCCAGGCTTATTTTGGTTAACGGTGGTTTACGTCATGTTTGGATGGATGGGCATTACCTGGTATATGCGCTCGATGACATACAAAGAAAAGGCACGTGATTACGTAATGTCGGCTCGTGCCATTGGCGCTTCCCACGCTCGTATTATTTTTCATCATATTTTGCCAAACACCATCGTAATGGTGATCACCATCGCACCCTTTTTTATGGTGGCAGGTATTTCCGTGCTCACAGCACTCGATTACTTAGGATTTGGCTTAAGACCGCCAACGCCGAGTATTGGTGAGCTGCTGCAGCAGGGTAAAGCAAATTTAGACAGCCCTTGGATTGTGTGGTCGGCTATTTTGTCGGTCTCTACCATTTTAGTGCTTATTCAGTTTATCGGTGAAGCCGTGCGTGAAGCGTTTGATCCTAAACGCTACACGCGGTATGAGTGAGACCCACTTATGCCAATTAAAAACGTTGTCAATAATGAACAACGAAACTATAACAAAGGAACATAAACTATGAGTCATCTAAGAAAGCCTGTTGTCGGCATTGTTGCCGCTGCGTCGCTGATGCTCTCAGCCCATGGCTGGAGCGAGTCGCTACCTGCAAACCTCACTTGGATTTCGAACATGGATCAACCTGTGTTTGCAAACCAAGAAGCACCGAAAGGCGGAACGGTAAATTACCGTATTAGCTCTTTCCCATTAACCTTACGTACTGAAGGTCCTGATTCAAACGGTGCTTTTGCCGCTTGGACACGTGGTTTGTTTGGTTCTTTAATGGAGCGTCACCCAAATACGCGTGAATTTATTCCTTATCTTGCAGAATCATGGGCATTTGCTGGCGATGACCGCACCATGTACTTTAAGCTTGATGAAGATGCGCGCTGGTCTGATGGTGAAAAAGTTACCGCAGACGATTTCGTGTTTACACGTGAATTCATGACTTCAGAAGATATTCAAGCGCCGTGGTATAACGATTACTACTCAAACGAAATTTCTGAAGTAACAAAAATTGATGAGTACACTTTAAAAGTTGTTTCTGGTCCGGCTAAGCCTGTCGATGAGCTTTATGAGCAGGTTAACCTTCGTCCATTACCAGAACATGCCATTCGTCCAGCACTTAATGAAGACTGGGTAGAAGAGCAAAACTGGACCATTTTCCCTACGGTTGCTGCATATCAGATTGATGATGTAGACATGGGTAAATCTATCACCTTAAAGCGCGTTAAAGATTGGTGGGCTGCTGACAAGAAATACATGGTCGGCCGTTACAACGTTGATAAGTTCCGTATCAAAGTAATACGCGATACAGACGTTACCTTACAAGCCTTAAACAAAGGCGAGCTAGACGCACACATGATGATTTTCCCTGCGCAATGGCATTCTTTTAACGAAGATTTCTCAGCCTATGCGAAAGGCTATATTCAAAAAACTTGGGCGTTTAATGCAACACCACAGGGCTTAGCCGGTGTTTGGTTGAACAAGCAAGATCCTATGCTTTCTAACCATGATATTCGTTTAGGTATTGCTCATGCGATGAACGTACCTAAAATGCTAGAAGCCGCTTTGTATGGCGATTACCAGCACTTACAGAACCTAGGTTCTGGTTACGGTAAATATGAAAACAAAGATGTTAAAGCTTTCCCATTTAATCCAGATAAAGCACGCGAGTACTTTGCAAAAGCAGGCTACAGCAAAATGGGTCCTAATGGTTTCTTAGTTAACGACGCCGGTGAAGAACTTAAAGTAGAGTTACTTTACTTAAGCCCAGCACACACGCCGCGTACTTCTGTATTACAAGAAGAAGCGAAAAAAGCGGGTCTTAATTTAGAATTAAACCTATTAGCGGGCGCGCAAGGCTTTAAAGCCATGCTAGAGAAAAACCATAAAGCAGGTTTTGTTGGCATGGGTGCCGGCATGCTGCCAGCTTACTGGCAGTACTTCCACTCAGACAATGCTAAAGAGCAAACCAACAACTTCACAATGACTGCGGACCCTGAGCTAGATAAGTTGATCATGACTTATAAAGAAGAGTTCGATACAGACGTTCGAATTAAAGCCGCTCACGCGATCCAAGAGTGGGTTATTGCCGATGCTGCTTATATTCCAACGTACTCAGTACCATTTACTCGTGCGGCGCACTGGAAGTGGTTGAAGGTTCCTGCTGAAGCTGCGGGTCTTGAAGATTCTCTATTCTGTTCAGGTGGCTTATCGGATTGTTATGGTCGCTTCTGGGTAGATGCAGAAGAGAAGAAAGCTGTTGAAGCAGCCATGAAGAGTGGAAAAACATTTGAGTCTGTGACTCGAATCGACACCACTTGGAAATAATAAAAACTAAAAAATGACTGTTCAAAGGCTGCGCAATTGCGCAGCCTTTTCATAAGAAATCATAGAAATGTTGGAGTAAGGCATGACAAGTGAACCGATCCTGTCCGTTCGAAACTTAAAAACTGAATTTGAAGTTGAAAGCGGAGTTGTTCAGGTGCTCGACGGTGTAAGCTTTGATGTTCCTAAAGGGAAAACATTGGGCATTGTGGGCGAATCGGGTTGTGGAAAAAGCGTTACCGCTTCTTCCATTATGGGGCTTTTACCGCGCCCATATGGTCGTGTGAATGGCGGTGAAATTCTTTACGATGGGCAAGATTTAGCAAAAATCCCAAAGGAAGAGTTTTACAAAGTTCGCGGAAACCGCATTTCTATGATTTTTCAGGAGCCGATGACCGCACTGAACCCAGTGCAACCTGTCGGCAAACAAATTGCCGAAGTCTTCAAGCTGCATAAGCCAAACATAGCCAAAGAAGACTATCGAACGCTCAGCATTGAAATGTTGGCGAAGGTAGGTATTCCAGAACCAGAACGTCGCTACGATGAGTTCCCTCATCAGCTGTCTGGTGGAATGCGTCAGCGTGTCATGATCGCTATTGCACTGGCGTGCGAACCCGATGTACTGATTGCCGATGAACCGACGACCGCGCTAGATGTGACCATTCAAGCGCAAATTTTAGAGCTCATGCAAAAGTTACAAGATGAAAACGGCATGTCGATTATCTTTATTACACATGACTTAGGCGTTGTTGCTGAAATGTGTGATGAAGTAGTGGTCATGTACGCCGGACGTGTTGCAGAGCAAGCCAGCGTGTTCGATATTTTTGAAAAACCTCAACACCCTTACACGCAAGGTTTACTGGCTTCTATTCCTAGGTTAGACGGTACGCCTAAAACGGTTTTACCAACCATTGCGGGGCAGGTACCTAGTTTAATGGATATGCCTCCTGGCTGCCGTTACGCAAGCCGATGCCCAAATGTTACCGAGCAATGCAAAGCAACCCCTGAATTACAGTTTTATGGAAAAGAACACCAAGTAGCCTGCTGGCTGGTGGAATCAAATCCCGTGCAAGTTGCAGCGGTAGGAGAAGCACAATGAGTGATGCAATTTTATCGGTAAACGAACTCACCCAGCATTTTAAATTGAAAAGCGGATTATTGTCGCCCGCGCATTTTGTACATGCCGTGGATGGCGTGAGTTTTAATTTACAGCCTGGTGAAACCTTAGGGTTAGTCGGGGAGTCTGGCTGCGGTAAGAGTACGCTTGGCCGTACTTTGTTAAAGCTGTACGAACCGACTTCAGGTTCTATTTTTTATGACCAGCAAGACATTACCGATACCAGTGGCAAAGAACTACGTAACCTGCGTAAAAGCATGCAAATGGTGTTTCAAGACCCAATGGAATCGTTAAATGCCCGGCACACCGTGGGGGATATTATTGCGGAGCCTTTGTTGGTGCATAACGTCGGTAACCGTGCCAGCCGCTTAGCCAAAGTTCATGAGTTACTCGAAAAAGTAGGTTTGCCAAAAGACGCGGCTAATCGCTATCCGCATGAGTTTTCAGGTGGCCAACGTCAACGTATCGGTATTGCCCGCGCCATTGCTTTAGAACCCAAAGTGCTGGTGTGTGATGAAGCGGTTTCAGCGTTAGACGTGTCTGTTCAATCGCAAATTTTAAATTTGTTAATGGACATTCAAAAGGAAATGAACCTTGCGCTCATATTTATTGCGCATGATTTATCCGTCGTTAAACATATTTCAGATCGCATCGCGGTCATGTACCTTGGTCGTATTGTTGAATTAGCCGATGCACAAACGCTTTATGAATCGCCCAAGCATCCGTATACGCAATCGTTGATTGCGGCGATTCCTGTGCCCGACCCACGCAAACGCAAGAAGCGTGAAATATTACACGGTGATGTGCCTTCACCCATTAATCCGCCTTCTGGGTGTCATTTTCATACCCGTTGCCCAGTAGCTACTCAGCAATGCAAAGAAGTGGACCCAAAACTGAAAGACTTAACAGACTCGCACAAAGTGGCGTGTTTGTTAGTGGAATAACGGTTTTATTATAGAGTGAGCTGTTGCACCACAATATCATTGGTGCAACAGCTTTTATGCTTAGCCGATTATTCGTTTATGTAACGCTTATGCACTCGACGAGTGACCCCTGTAAATAGGGTATAGGGAATCGTATCGCAATAGGTGGCTACTTCAGCCGCCGCCAAAGAATCGCCCCACAATTCTACCTTTGAACCCACCTGAGCACCGGTTACCTGAGTTAAATCGACCGTCAGCATGTCCATAGACACTCGGCCAATTAGGGCTGTACGTTGACCATTGACCATCACAGGTGTGCCATCTTTAGCATGGCGTGGGTAGCCATCGGCGTAACCCATGGCCACTGTGCCTACTAGTGTTGGTTGGTTACACACGTATCGGTGGCTGTAGCCGACACCTTCACCGGCGGGTACTTCTCGTATCGCAATAATTTCTGAAGTGAGCGACATCACGGGCTGTAATTGATCCGCTATCGGATGCGGATTGCTAAAAGGAGTTGCGCCGTACAACATAATACCTGGGCGTTGAAACTGCCGGCGAGCGTTCTCGTAGCCTAAAGTTGCGGCACTGTTTGCGATGCTGATGGGAGCATTAAGATCGTGCGTAACTTCATCAAAACATTGCATTTGTTGCGCGGTTATAGGGCAGCCAATATTGTCGGCGTTGGCAAAGTGGGTCATGAGTACCACTTCAGCCACTTGCTCTAATTGGTTTAATCTAGCAAAGGCCGAACGGTATTCTTTAGGCATAACGCCTAACCTGTGCATGCCGCTGTCCATTTTTAACCAAACATGAATGGGGTTTATTAATTTAGTGTTGGCAAGGGCATCTATCTGTTCAAGGCTGTGTACGGCACACCATAAATTTAATTCGCTGATGGTTTGAAGTTCATCGGCACTGAAAAAACCTTCGAGTAATAAAATAGGTTTTTGTATTCCAGCTTCTCGTAGTTCAACGGCTTCTTCTATACAAGCCACACCGAACGCATCGGCTTCATTTTCTAATGCGTACGCCATTTTAATTGCCCCATGACCGTAGGCATCCGCTTTAATGATGGCAACCGCTTTGGCAGAGCGAGCCAGAGATTTGGCTAGGCGGTAATTGTGGCGAAATGCCTCTATATTTATGGTGGCAGTGGCGGCTCTGGCCATGAAGTTACTCTCGTTTTTGTTGTGTTAATTTTGAAGTTGTAACAACGGCAACGGCTCACGTTGCCATTGTTAAATGACGTTGTTAAAGCGCCATGATGGCTTCAATTTCAATGTCGGCATCTTTTGGTAGTGCTTTTACAGCATACGCTGCACGCGCGGGGTATGGCTCTGAAAAGTACTGGCTCATTAACTCATTTACCTGGTTAAAGTATTTCAAATCGGATAATAAAATGGTCATTTTCACAAAATTTGAAAGATCACCGCCGGCCGCCTCTGCAACGGCTTTGAGGTTCTCAAACACTTGAACGGCTTGCGCTTCAAAAGAGTCAGTCACCATTTCCATGGTTTCAGGGTTTAATGGAATTTGGCCTGATAAGTATACTGTATCGCCCACTTTTACCGCTTGTGAATAAGGACCAATGGCTGCAGGAGCCTTTTTTGTACTGATGATCGTTTTGTTCGACATTTTATTTCCTTAATAGGTTTGTGAATTGAGAGTCGAGGCGTTAATTATACATACCGCTCTATCGAGAGCCCTTCCGGGTCTATGTCGGGTTGTTTGTTGTTAATAATATCACTGACAAACTTCGCCGAACCTAAAGACATAGTCCAACCCAGCGTACCGTGGCCTGTATTGAGATACAAATTAGAATATTGTGTGCCGCCTAAAACTG from Reinekea marina includes the following:
- a CDS encoding ABC transporter ATP-binding protein — its product is MTSEPILSVRNLKTEFEVESGVVQVLDGVSFDVPKGKTLGIVGESGCGKSVTASSIMGLLPRPYGRVNGGEILYDGQDLAKIPKEEFYKVRGNRISMIFQEPMTALNPVQPVGKQIAEVFKLHKPNIAKEDYRTLSIEMLAKVGIPEPERRYDEFPHQLSGGMRQRVMIAIALACEPDVLIADEPTTALDVTIQAQILELMQKLQDENGMSIIFITHDLGVVAEMCDEVVVMYAGRVAEQASVFDIFEKPQHPYTQGLLASIPRLDGTPKTVLPTIAGQVPSLMDMPPGCRYASRCPNVTEQCKATPELQFYGKEHQVACWLVESNPVQVAAVGEAQ
- a CDS encoding ABC transporter permease, whose amino-acid sequence is MTEVTAPPVVEKEKREWFSPLTRKKIHRFTQIKRGYYAFWVFMLLIVLSAAAELIVNNKALIVKYEGSLYFPTYSDVIGGDFFGLDYPYETNYRELSEKFSNDGSNNWVLLPLVPWNAFEQDFLDGEYPPYAPSAERKHYLGTDSIGRDIVARLVYGFRIAIIFAMFSLFICMGIGVSVGCAMGYFGRWIDLVGQRVIEILSVVPFLYVIMVFASIVKPGLFWLTVVYVMFGWMGITWYMRSMTYKEKARDYVMSARAIGASHARIIFHHILPNTIVMVITIAPFFMVAGISVLTALDYLGFGLRPPTPSIGELLQQGKANLDSPWIVWSAILSVSTILVLIQFIGEAVREAFDPKRYTRYE
- a CDS encoding DUF6942 family protein, coding for MKVIGEATAVLNVCINNVPEWPSQTFPENTTTLSGNELSQLIAVNSNHWRKIFNVYAKLLHAINPKNTDDWRQVRDHRLLQAGNQHALTLGTPRLEQPLKSLTLIAGKQFAENLGVLTNAQEIHPGIYRPSINNCLVVPYFDYRALSDKKIAWLADEIRGQWPQISSQA
- a CDS encoding ABC transporter permease subunit: MTRFVPGGPVERIIMESSAMAMDGASGNRQSMMLSERQIEKLKEFYGLDKPIPEAYVDWIGNVLTGELGKSTRYYMPVWDMIIERLPIALYFGVLTFIISTVVSIPLGVAKALKHGGLMDNVSSGLIFLGFAVPAYVVGVLLLTWFSFSWELFPMGGFVHEDFEDFSRGKQFLDLLWHTALPLICYLIADFAVLTVTMKNNLMENLSADYVRTAVAKGMPFKQAVKNHAFRNSLIPLASHFGNFLTAFLGGSFLIEVIFNIDGIGLLGFEALVENDYPVVMGLLAITTGLFLVGNILSDILVALVDPRVKYGAK
- a CDS encoding ABC transporter ATP-binding protein yields the protein MSDAILSVNELTQHFKLKSGLLSPAHFVHAVDGVSFNLQPGETLGLVGESGCGKSTLGRTLLKLYEPTSGSIFYDQQDITDTSGKELRNLRKSMQMVFQDPMESLNARHTVGDIIAEPLLVHNVGNRASRLAKVHELLEKVGLPKDAANRYPHEFSGGQRQRIGIARAIALEPKVLVCDEAVSALDVSVQSQILNLLMDIQKEMNLALIFIAHDLSVVKHISDRIAVMYLGRIVELADAQTLYESPKHPYTQSLIAAIPVPDPRKRKKREILHGDVPSPINPPSGCHFHTRCPVATQQCKEVDPKLKDLTDSHKVACLLVE
- a CDS encoding extracellular solute-binding protein, which codes for MSHLRKPVVGIVAAASLMLSAHGWSESLPANLTWISNMDQPVFANQEAPKGGTVNYRISSFPLTLRTEGPDSNGAFAAWTRGLFGSLMERHPNTREFIPYLAESWAFAGDDRTMYFKLDEDARWSDGEKVTADDFVFTREFMTSEDIQAPWYNDYYSNEISEVTKIDEYTLKVVSGPAKPVDELYEQVNLRPLPEHAIRPALNEDWVEEQNWTIFPTVAAYQIDDVDMGKSITLKRVKDWWAADKKYMVGRYNVDKFRIKVIRDTDVTLQALNKGELDAHMMIFPAQWHSFNEDFSAYAKGYIQKTWAFNATPQGLAGVWLNKQDPMLSNHDIRLGIAHAMNVPKMLEAALYGDYQHLQNLGSGYGKYENKDVKAFPFNPDKAREYFAKAGYSKMGPNGFLVNDAGEELKVELLYLSPAHTPRTSVLQEEAKKAGLNLELNLLAGAQGFKAMLEKNHKAGFVGMGAGMLPAYWQYFHSDNAKEQTNNFTMTADPELDKLIMTYKEEFDTDVRIKAAHAIQEWVIADAAYIPTYSVPFTRAAHWKWLKVPAEAAGLEDSLFCSGGLSDCYGRFWVDAEEKKAVEAAMKSGKTFESVTRIDTTWK
- the alr gene encoding alanine racemase, producing the protein MARAATATINIEAFRHNYRLAKSLARSAKAVAIIKADAYGHGAIKMAYALENEADAFGVACIEEAVELREAGIQKPILLLEGFFSADELQTISELNLWCAVHSLEQIDALANTKLINPIHVWLKMDSGMHRLGVMPKEYRSAFARLNQLEQVAEVVLMTHFANADNIGCPITAQQMQCFDEVTHDLNAPISIANSAATLGYENARRQFQRPGIMLYGATPFSNPHPIADQLQPVMSLTSEIIAIREVPAGEGVGYSHRYVCNQPTLVGTVAMGYADGYPRHAKDGTPVMVNGQRTALIGRVSMDMLTVDLTQVTGAQVGSKVELWGDSLAAAEVATYCDTIPYTLFTGVTRRVHKRYINE
- a CDS encoding MBL fold metallo-hydrolase yields the protein MQLSLVYRQTLLHEKRSFMQTSAQNNSTQVVLLGTGTPNPDPLRMGPCTAITVGERAYIIDCGPGLVRRAQAAYEQGIAALKVSNLTHLFLTHLHSDHTIGLPDIIFTPWVMGRKEPLQVFGPKGTAHLVDHVNKAYGADIQARTCGLEPINSTGGKAEATEFSAGVCYEDSAVRIEAFGVNHGKGWEPFGFKITTNDKTIVVSGDTSPCPDVYDLWKNCDVLVHEVYSQKGFDRRNPDWQRYHSAMHTSGIQLGEIAAQVNPKKLVMTHLLLWGATEVDLINEVRQNFQGDVQVGQDLGVY
- a CDS encoding RidA family protein, which gives rise to MSNKTIISTKKAPAAIGPYSQAVKVGDTVYLSGQIPLNPETMEMVTDSFEAQAVQVFENLKAVAEAAGGDLSNFVKMTILLSDLKYFNQVNELMSQYFSEPYPARAAYAVKALPKDADIEIEAIMAL
- a CDS encoding rhodanese-like domain-containing protein, giving the protein MDGIANNTLTLIDVRPLNEFKFGHIPGAINAPIDELESIISKLPRSAEIVAYCRGPYCTFSHQAVLILSKLGYSIRRYDEGLPQWRAYGFPVEVE